The DNA window TGAAAATCGGGAGCCGTGATGAGAGCATCAGGCTCTATTATCCCGCAGTTTCCCTGATGAATCTGCTGAGGCTTGGGGATAAGGCGGGAACAGGAGATAAGAAGCCTGAGGGTGAAGCCAGGCTTGGTGAACTTGACGGGGCTCTTTTGATTTTTGCTCAGGATGTTGAACCGTTGCTTGGAAAGATACGTTTTTCAAGACAGGGAGAGCGGTACTGCATCGAGGTGCCGGAAAAAGGATGCGCTTATATAGCCAATGCCGTTCCGGAACCGGAATTTTTGAAACGCTTTCTGTCCGTCATTACGGCGAAAGACAGTACACTGGAACAGATACGGGCGTGTTTCCAGGATTTTGCCGGAATGTATGGGCTTGGATATATGGAAGAGGATAAAGAAGGGGAGGGAGCCGGCCATGTGTTTTATTTCAGCAGCGCGGTTCCGGAACCTTATATTTATTGTGTGGAAGAGGACGAATTCGGTTTGACTTACCACCGTTTTACCAGAGAGGACTACGAAGACCTTTCCGTGGAGGACGCTCACTGAGCGGAGAGGCCGGGTCGTCCGGCAGACAGTTGGATTCATACACATCTTTTAGGACAACATCATATTATGGCATTAGCAGTATAAACTGCTGACTAAAAAGGATGTGATAATATGAATTGTAATGATAATTGCAGATTTGGCAATACGAATACAAACTCTTTTATACAGGGCGAAAATCAGGTTTTAAGAAACCAGGGACTTTGCCCGGGAAATTTCCCGGAACCAAGGTGTGGAAGGTGCTGCCAGGGTCCGACCGGTCCCAGAGGCTGTCAGGGTCCGACTGGCCCCAGAGGCTGTCCAGGCCCGATGGGTCCCAGAGGGTGCCCGGGTGAACGGGGACCAAGAGGTCCACAGGGCCCGCAGGGATTCCAGGGTCCAACCGGCCCGACCGGGCCAACAGGAGCCACAGGGGCAACTGGAAATACTGGTGTAGCAGGCCCAACCGGTCCGACAGGAGCGACTGGCGCTAACGGAGCTACGGGAGGTACAGGTCCAACCGGCCCAACAGGGGCAACCGGAACAGCGGGAGCCGCCGGAGCAACCGGCTCAACAGGAGCAACGGGAACAGCAGGAGCGGCCGGAGCAACCGGCCCAACGGGAGCAACCGGCCCGACAGGAGCGACGGGAACAGCAGGAGCGGCCGGAGCAACCGGCCCGACAGGAGCGACAGGAACAGCAGGAACCGCCGGAGCAACCGGCCCAACCGGAGCGACGGGAACAGCGGGAGTGGCCGGAGCAACGGGAGCAACCGGCCCAACGGGAGCAACCGGCCCAACCGGTCCAACTGGAGCTAACGGTACAGCAGGCCCAACCGGGGCAACAGGAGCCACGGGAGCGACCGGAGCATCAGTAACCAGCAACAGTATGAATGCCACTAACACGACGGGAGCAACAATCGCCGTGATTCTGGGCGGTACGGATGTACCGCTGCCGAATGTACAGGTATTAGACGGATTTACCGTGAACGCAGCCAATACGACATTTACCGTACCGGCCACAGGAACCTATATGGTTGCCTACAGAGTTTCCACAACGGCGGCCTTACTGATGTCCTCCCGCGTATTGCACAACGGAGCAGCGTTGGCAGGTTCCACCTTTGCACCGATTGCATCACTCAGCACATTTGAGGCGACGACGTTTGCCGCACTTACAGCAGGCGATACACTGGAACTTCAGCTCTTCGGTTTGCTGGGAGCAGCGGTCCTTCAGGGAGGCAACGGAGCTACACTTACCGTGATAAGGCTAGTTTAAACAGAGT is part of the [Clostridium] symbiosum genome and encodes:
- a CDS encoding DUF3877 family protein encodes the protein MTTEFLRQHIFDTIKEWQMKIGSRDESIRLYYPAVSLMNLLRLGDKAGTGDKKPEGEARLGELDGALLIFAQDVEPLLGKIRFSRQGERYCIEVPEKGCAYIANAVPEPEFLKRFLSVITAKDSTLEQIRACFQDFAGMYGLGYMEEDKEGEGAGHVFYFSSAVPEPYIYCVEEDEFGLTYHRFTREDYEDLSVEDAH
- a CDS encoding collagen-like protein translates to MNCNDNCRFGNTNTNSFIQGENQVLRNQGLCPGNFPEPRCGRCCQGPTGPRGCQGPTGPRGCPGPMGPRGCPGERGPRGPQGPQGFQGPTGPTGPTGATGATGNTGVAGPTGPTGATGANGATGGTGPTGPTGATGTAGAAGATGSTGATGTAGAAGATGPTGATGPTGATGTAGAAGATGPTGATGTAGTAGATGPTGATGTAGVAGATGATGPTGATGPTGPTGANGTAGPTGATGATGATGASVTSNSMNATNTTGATIAVILGGTDVPLPNVQVLDGFTVNAANTTFTVPATGTYMVAYRVSTTAALLMSSRVLHNGAALAGSTFAPIASLSTFEATTFAALTAGDTLELQLFGLLGAAVLQGGNGATLTVIRLV